The sequence AAAATGGCCTACCTATTTGGGTTATTTTCTTTTGTGCACGGGTTTTGTGCTCAATTTTTTCACCCAAGGAAGCCGATTCCTCTATCTTAAATCCTACCTGCAAAAGTCGCAGCTTTTGTGGATAGCTATCTTTTTGTCCCTTGATGGGGGCAAGCTTTGGGCGGAAGATTTTTATATGAAATCCCTTCGGCAAAACACCCTAGAGCACGCCAAAGAAGCCTTTGGAACTCTTTTGGTGCAAGATCAGCAAGGGCGAATCAAGCCCATGAGCACGGAGGCTTTGGAGATTGTCAATAAGCTCACAACCCAAAGCTCACTCTATGGGTTGAGTGCAGAGCAGTTGGTCTTGGGCATGATCACCAGCCCTGATTTGTGGCAAGAGATTCCTTTGGTGAAGGTGACCAACAAGCAGATCAAAGCGATACTCTCCCTTCCAGAGGAGAGTCGCTATATGACCTTTGCCCAAGCCTTTGATGAAAAAGGGGCTTATAAGCTGGCTCAAGCGGTCAATTTTGCCAATCAAAAGCCTCAATCCAAGAGGGGCGTATTTGAGAATGATCTTATTAAGACCGATGAGAGACTCAACATCGCCTATCTCACCTTCAAAGGAGTGCTTTTTAGATTCTTGCCTCTCCCGCAAGACGAGAATCGTCGATGGGTGGATGCAAGTGAGGCTTTTGGGAATTCTCAAATCCCCCTAGAGACTAGAGCGCTTTTGAGTGCCTATTTTGAAGGACTTCAGGAGGGAATCTCAAAGAATCAATGGGAGAGCGCTAAGGGAGCCTTAGAGCAGATCAAAGCCTATCAAAGGGAGCATGCGCAGGAGATACTCCCCTCCTCTTTACAAATCCAAGCCGAAGTGCTCTATAACCAGCTAGCCCTTTTTAAGAGATTGATTCCCTTCTATTTTCTCGTAGGATTGGGAGCGTTTGGTGTGGCGATCCTCTTTTTGTTTGCGAATCGGCGATGGATAGGAGCGGAGAGAGCGGTGGTCTATCTTTTGGGAGTGCTTTTGGTGGTGCACACTTTCGCGCTCGCGCTTCGTTGGTATGTCTCAGGGCATGCGCCTTGGAGCGATTCGTATGAATCGATGGTCTATATTGGATGGTCGGCAGCATTAGCGGGGATGGTGGTGTTTCGTCGCTCTATTCTTTCGCTCTCGGCCGCGGCTATTTTGGCGGGAATCGTCATGCTGGTGGCTCACATGAGCTTTGTCAATCCCCAAATCACTAACCTTGTTCCTGTGCTGAAATCTTACTGGCTCAGCATCCATGTCTCCGTCATCACGGCAAGCTATGGGTTTTTGGGATTGGGCGCTCTTTTGGGTTTGATGAGCCTTTTGATTATGGCGTTCAAAAATTCTTCCAATGAGGCGCGTTTCAATGCGCAGATTCGTGCGTTAGCAGCGATCAATGAGATCAGCCTTATTATCGGGCTTAGCTTGCTCACGATAGGGAACTTTTTTGGGGGAATTTGGGCGAATGAGTCGTGGGGCAGGTATTGGGGGTGGGATCCCAAAGAGACTTGGTCGTATGTCTCGATTCTCGTGTATGCGCTGATTCTTCATATGCGATTTGTCCCCAAGATCTATTCGATCTTCTCCTTCTCCCTTGCTTCGGTGGTGGGGTTTGGATCGATTCTCATGACCTATTTTGGGGTCAATTTCTATCTCACTGGCATGCACTCCTACGCAGCCTCAGGAGAAACTCCTGCGATTCCCTTGGAGGTGTATGGTGTGATCTTGTGCATCGGAGTGCTTTCTGCCTTGGCCTATCGACGCCGAAAAGTGGGGACGATTTGAAAACTCTATCTAAGGAGGTGTGATGCTTTATACCTATCTCTTGATTCTTCATGTGATGGCAGTGATGTCATGGATGGCAGTGATGTTCTATCAGCCAAGACTCTACGTCTATCACAGGGAGCATTATGAAAATGAGGGCTTTGTGGAGGTGGTGAAGATCCAAGAGTATAAGCTTTATAAATATATTGGACTACCCGCTTTTTGGGCGAGCCTAGGGAGCGGTGTGGGGATGATTATCCTCAATAACGCTCTTTTGGAGCAGTCTTGGATGTGGCTAAAGCTTGCTGTTTTGGTGCTACTCACCCTCTTCTCCTTTAGCATGGAGTATTATCGTGTGAAGCTTCTCTCCAATCCAACTCTGCATGATGGGCAGTTTTTTCGTGCATACAATGAGGTGCCCACTCTTCTATCGATTCTAATTGTTGCTTTTGTGATTGCCAAAGACGAGATGCTTTGGTTCTCTTTGGGGGTGCTTCTCTTTTTTGGTGGAGTGATCTATCAAATCGCTACCCTTAAAAAGCACGCTCAAACCTCTTTAAAGGAATCTAAATGAAATTGAAAATAGTCATCCTCTCAGCCCTCGCCCTTGCAACGCTTCAGGCGGGATTCATCAAAGAGGGAATGGAAGCCAAAGAGGGGGGCGACCATCAAAAACTAGTCGAGATCTACGAAAAAGCGTGCAATGAAGGTAAGGCTTCGGGGTGCTATAACCTCGGTGTGCTTTATGAGGAGGGAAGCGGAAATGTCGTTAAGGATGTGAAAAAAGCGATAGGGCTTTATGAGAAGGCTTGTAAGGCGGACTTCTCCTCAGCGTGCTATAACCTCGGCGTGCTTTACATCAAAGGGGTTGATGTTAAGCAAGATATTAATAGAGCCAAAGAGCTATATGAAAAAGCGTGTAAAGCGGATGATGATATCGCTTGCAATAGTTTAGGGCTTCTCTATGCCAATGGCTCAGGAGTGGCTCAAGATTATCAGAAGGCGAGCGAGCTCTATAGTCGAGCTTGCCAAAGCGGGAATCTCTATGCCTGCAATAATCTAGGCTTCCTCTATAACGAGGGGCGGGGTGTGGATCGAGATTATAAAAAGGCGAGCGAACATTACCAAAAAGCCTGCAATGGAGGCCTAGCCATGGGTTGCGATAATCTTGGGCTGCTCCATGCTTCGGGCAAGGGAGTGGCCAAGGATTACAAAAAAGCCGCTCAGCTTCACGAAAAGGCTTGCCAAAATGGCTATGAGAAGGGGTGTAATAACTTAGGGATTCTCTATGCAGAAGGCAGAGGCGTAGAGCTTAATCAAGATAGGGCTAGAGAGCTTTTTAAGCAGAGCTGCGAGAAGGGATTGCAGGTGGGATGTGAGAACGGACGCCTTCTTGATTCTCCTCATGTAAAGCCCTAAAGAAAGGATTTATGAATGTTGAAGAAGATTTTAGGATTGTGCTTTTTGTTTTTGAGTCTAGGATGGTCGGCGGAGATGTTCCAAAGCGTGCCCAAGGAGAAAGCAACCCTGATTCAAGAGGGAGAGGCGAAACAATATTGCCCTAATTGCGGGATGGATTTGGTGAAGTTTCACAAGACCAATCACGCCCACCAAAATCGTCAATATTGCTCTATGCACTGCTTGGTGGAGGAGTTTGACGGAGAAGAGGTGGAGGGGGTAAAGGTGGTGGACACCAAAAACCTCGGGTTTATCGATGCACTCAAAGCCTTTTATGTGGTGGGGAGCAGCGCGCCTGGAACGATGAGCGCGGTGAGCCAATATGCGTTCGTGAGCGAGGCAGATGCCAAAGAGTTTCAAGGTGAGCGAGGGGGTCAGATTGTCTCCTTCAAAGAGGCCTACGCCATGGCTAAAGAGAGGATGAAAGAGGATCAAGAGAGAATCAAAAGCAAGCGTGAACAGAGCGTCTATGGAGTGGGCGAGAAGCTCTACAAGAATGGATGCGAGACGATCAACCCCAATCTCTTTAGCACGATTGCTGAGCTCAAGGTGGCACTCCAAAAGTCGTGTCGCTTGGAATCAGAGGGTCAATATCAGATGGTGGCGATCTACCTTTGGGATCACAAAGGAGAGCCTACAAGCGCTGCCGTAGAGAAGATCAATGTCCCCAAAGAGGCAAAGTGCCCCATATGTGGAATGTTTGTGGCGAAGTATCCCCATTGGGCAGCCACGATTGAGTCGCCCGAAAAGAGCTTTTTCTTTGATGGGGTCAAAGATATGATGAAATTCATTTTTTTACAGAAAAAGGCTTTTGACAAAATCTATGTCAGCGATTACTACACGCTCAAAAAGATAGAGGCTAAAAAGGCTTTTTATGTAGTCGGGGCGAATGTTTATGGTCCCATGGGGGCGGAGCTGATCCCCTTTGAAAAGCAGAGCGAGGCGCTCTCTTTTATGAAAGATCACAATGGCCGGCGCGTGGTGAAGTTTGAAGAGATTGATGAGAAGCTCGTGGAGGGATTGTGAGGTTTATCCGTTTTTTGGCGCTCTTCTTTGGTTTGGCCTATGGGGTGATTTGGCTCCACTATCTTGGATTTGATCGAGCCAAAAAGAGCCAAGAGTTAGAAAAAATTGCCTCCAAGATGAGGCACATTGAGCCCTCTTTGAGTTTCAAGGGGGCATCCTACAAAGAGTTTGTCTATGATAACTAGAAATTTGATCGAATACT comes from Wolinella succinogenes DSM 1740 and encodes:
- the ccsA gene encoding cytochrome c biogenesis protein CcsA, with amino-acid sequence MKQWIKKGAGLLFSYPAILVLLALLAMGGALATFVESYYDTQSAKHLVYEAKWYEAVMILLTLSMAGLIYRARMWRRLGAFLVHIAFVVILIGAGLTRYFGYEGIIHIREGKSEKEMISVLPYLQVEAKGQRFSYPLTLGQLGSNDFLFRERIDGQDLVLTYEDYHFDAKGELATLWIKARYGKEERILKLQGGAGWIEEPEYLSFDDLEVAFVWGSKVLSLPFALKLNEFQLERYPGSKSPSSYASEVEVMTTRGESLFPYRIFMNHPLHFEGYTFFQSSYDLDEKGTVLEVNRDPGKWPTYLGYFLLCTGFVLNFFTQGSRFLYLKSYLQKSQLLWIAIFLSLDGGKLWAEDFYMKSLRQNTLEHAKEAFGTLLVQDQQGRIKPMSTEALEIVNKLTTQSSLYGLSAEQLVLGMITSPDLWQEIPLVKVTNKQIKAILSLPEESRYMTFAQAFDEKGAYKLAQAVNFANQKPQSKRGVFENDLIKTDERLNIAYLTFKGVLFRFLPLPQDENRRWVDASEAFGNSQIPLETRALLSAYFEGLQEGISKNQWESAKGALEQIKAYQREHAQEILPSSLQIQAEVLYNQLALFKRLIPFYFLVGLGAFGVAILFLFANRRWIGAERAVVYLLGVLLVVHTFALALRWYVSGHAPWSDSYESMVYIGWSAALAGMVVFRRSILSLSAAAILAGIVMLVAHMSFVNPQITNLVPVLKSYWLSIHVSVITASYGFLGLGALLGLMSLLIMAFKNSSNEARFNAQIRALAAINEISLIIGLSLLTIGNFFGGIWANESWGRYWGWDPKETWSYVSILVYALILHMRFVPKIYSIFSFSLASVVGFGSILMTYFGVNFYLTGMHSYAASGETPAIPLEVYGVILCIGVLSALAYRRRKVGTI
- a CDS encoding CopD family protein, giving the protein MLYTYLLILHVMAVMSWMAVMFYQPRLYVYHREHYENEGFVEVVKIQEYKLYKYIGLPAFWASLGSGVGMIILNNALLEQSWMWLKLAVLVLLTLFSFSMEYYRVKLLSNPTLHDGQFFRAYNEVPTLLSILIVAFVIAKDEMLWFSLGVLLFFGGVIYQIATLKKHAQTSLKESK
- a CDS encoding nitrous oxide reductase accessory protein NosL, which produces MLKKILGLCFLFLSLGWSAEMFQSVPKEKATLIQEGEAKQYCPNCGMDLVKFHKTNHAHQNRQYCSMHCLVEEFDGEEVEGVKVVDTKNLGFIDALKAFYVVGSSAPGTMSAVSQYAFVSEADAKEFQGERGGQIVSFKEAYAMAKERMKEDQERIKSKREQSVYGVGEKLYKNGCETINPNLFSTIAELKVALQKSCRLESEGQYQMVAIYLWDHKGEPTSAAVEKINVPKEAKCPICGMFVAKYPHWAATIESPEKSFFFDGVKDMMKFIFLQKKAFDKIYVSDYYTLKKIEAKKAFYVVGANVYGPMGAELIPFEKQSEALSFMKDHNGRRVVKFEEIDEKLVEGL
- a CDS encoding tetratricopeptide repeat protein → MKLKIVILSALALATLQAGFIKEGMEAKEGGDHQKLVEIYEKACNEGKASGCYNLGVLYEEGSGNVVKDVKKAIGLYEKACKADFSSACYNLGVLYIKGVDVKQDINRAKELYEKACKADDDIACNSLGLLYANGSGVAQDYQKASELYSRACQSGNLYACNNLGFLYNEGRGVDRDYKKASEHYQKACNGGLAMGCDNLGLLHASGKGVAKDYKKAAQLHEKACQNGYEKGCNNLGILYAEGRGVELNQDRARELFKQSCEKGLQVGCENGRLLDSPHVKP